The genomic region CATCCTTCAGAATCGATTCCAGCTGGTCGGCGCGGGTCTCGATTGCGAGCAGAGCCTCTCGCCCTACATCGTCGAAAACCTCGAAAGCCACCTCTCCTGAATCCCGGTGCGCCCATCCGCCGACAATTCGGCCATCGACCCAGACGGTGGGACCTCCATTGCCGACGTTGTCGAAAACCCGCTTCGCATGGTTACCGAGATAGAACGCTCTGTTTCTCCAGCCCATGGTGCTCGAATCGAGTCCGGGCAGGAGCGCGACCCATGGGCCAGCCGATTCCACAGGATCGACATCGTCAGGCAGCACAAAACCGGGACCTGCGCTCGTTTGCACCTCGATAGCGCCTGCGCGATCCAGAGCCTTGCGCGAGCGGCCTTTCGGCCATCCAGTCCACCAGGCAAGATCTTCGAGCGTGGCTGGCGCGTGCCCGGCCAACCACGAACGGGCGATTTGGAGGTCACCATCGTCGGCGCCGGGGCGATCTGGCCAGTCATTTCGCCATTGGGTTGTCTCGACCCAGCTGACCTGTGAGGACGTCCAGCTTCCGCGTGGTTGCCCACGCAGCACAATGCCCTTGGCCGACAAGAGCGTCAGTAACCGACTGGCAACTGACTGTGTCGTCAGGGTGTCACCTGGGCCGCTAATTGGAAGGCGAGCGCTCAGGTACGGATCGCCTTCTCCGATCTCGGCACTTGTGGCTTCCGGATGGTCTGCCAGAAACGCAAGCAGGCGGCGCTGAGACTCCTCGATCCAGCCAGCAGGATCGTCGATCCCTGCCGCATGCATGTAACGCACGAGGAGCCGCTCCTGATCGCGTGCAACCGTGGAATCGAACGACGACCACACGGCGGGAGCCAGGCGGTAGTCCACCGCAAACATCGTTCGCCGCATACCGAGCACGCGGACGATCGAACGGTCCAGATAGAGAGCCCGCTCCACGTCAGGAATCGAAAGGGATGATGTGCGAGCCAGCACTCCAAGCACGGTCGAGGTATGGTCGGTGCTGTGGATGGCCGTGAGCGCGTTGGCGACGTCCGCAGGCGTCTCGGCTCGGTGGCCGTCCGCCAGCAGGTGGCGGCGTCCGAGGCGCGCCCTTCGTTCGTCGTCATCGATCAGGCGAGTCAACTGCGCCTACGCAAAGATGTCGACGATGAGACGTTCCCGTTCGTCCCAGGTCGACATCGATTCGTCCATCACGACATAGGTTTTGCCCGGTGTCGACGACACTGCGCCGACGTTTCCGTCCTTGTCGAGTCCAACGATGTTCATCTCGCTGGCAAATGGATCGTCCAGTTGCTTCAGATCGAGCATGGCCTGCTTGAGGGCATCCTCGAGGCACATGCCGAATCGCATGAAGGTGACCACGCTGTGCGCGGTGCAGCAACGCTGGGCCATCTCTCCACGCCCGGTGCAGGCAGCTGCGCCCCACCGATCATCACAGTAGTTGCCCGCACCGATGATGGGAGAGTCTCCAACGCGTCCCGGGTACTTCCATGCCCATCCCGACGTGCTGACCCCTGAGGCAATGCGTCCGAACTTGTCCTGACAAAGGAAGTTGACGGTGCCATGCGCTTCGACCAATTGCGGGTCCGAGCTCATCCGCGAGACGAGGTCACGCATGTGCGCGTAGTAGTCCTGTTGCGCCGAGCCGAGGAGTGCAAGCTCGTCCGTGCGGGAGCGCCAGACCGCCATCGATTCGGGGGTGGTCAGATCCTTCGATTCGAGACCCGTTTCTGCTGCGAGGCGCCGCGCTCCTTCGCCAACGATCAGGACATGCGGGAGCCCGTCCATCACCGAACGGGCGAGTTGCGCGGCATCCTGATAGTCCTGGAGCGCGGCAACGCTTCCCGCGCGTAGCCCTTTTCCTTCCATGACACTTGCGTCGAGTTCGACCTGGCCGAGCATATTGGGGAGTCCGGAATAACCGACGCTGTGATCCTCTGGGTTCGCCTCGACA from Thermomicrobiales bacterium harbors:
- a CDS encoding winged helix DNA-binding domain-containing protein yields the protein MTRLIDDDERRARLGRRHLLADGHRAETPADVANALTAIHSTDHTSTVLGVLARTSSLSIPDVERALYLDRSIVRVLGMRRTMFAVDYRLAPAVWSSFDSTVARDQERLLVRYMHAAGIDDPAGWIEESQRRLLAFLADHPEATSAEIGEGDPYLSARLPISGPGDTLTTQSVASRLLTLLSAKGIVLRGQPRGSWTSSQVSWVETTQWRNDWPDRPGADDGDLQIARSWLAGHAPATLEDLAWWTGWPKGRSRKALDRAGAIEVQTSAGPGFVLPDDVDPVESAGPWVALLPGLDSSTMGWRNRAFYLGNHAKRVFDNVGNGGPTVWVDGRIVGGWAHRDSGEVAFEVFDDVGREALLAIETRADQLESILKDVRIKPRARRYTASERSLL
- a CDS encoding N(4)-(beta-N-acetylglucosaminyl)-L-asparaginase, with amino-acid sequence MSNGIIVASSNGSVGIEAAIDVLRGGGSAMDAVVVALSLVEANPEDHSVGYSGLPNMLGQVELDASVMEGKGLRAGSVAALQDYQDAAQLARSVMDGLPHVLIVGEGARRLAAETGLESKDLTTPESMAVWRSRTDELALLGSAQQDYYAHMRDLVSRMSSDPQLVEAHGTVNFLCQDKFGRIASGVSTSGWAWKYPGRVGDSPIIGAGNYCDDRWGAAACTGRGEMAQRCCTAHSVVTFMRFGMCLEDALKQAMLDLKQLDDPFASEMNIVGLDKDGNVGAVSSTPGKTYVVMDESMSTWDERERLIVDIFA